One segment of Cynocephalus volans isolate mCynVol1 chromosome 8, mCynVol1.pri, whole genome shotgun sequence DNA contains the following:
- the LOC134383320 gene encoding LOW QUALITY PROTEIN: protein SET-like (The sequence of the model RefSeq protein was modified relative to this genomic sequence to represent the inferred CDS: deleted 1 base in 1 codon), with amino-acid sequence MTLHEQGEHRQLVWGKGLKLTQENQAYREPWPGPGAPPQPRPRRQAASERREEAAGPTSARACGGRGGRLPAPFAFPALPLPAPPSRPRHSTRSAPAAKVSKKELNSNHDGADETSGKEQQEAIEHIDEVQNEIDRLNEQASEEILKAEQKYNKLRQPFFQKRSEWIAKIPNLGVTTFVNHPQVSALLGEEDEEALHYLTRVEVTEFEDIKSGYRIDFYFDENPYFENQVLSKEFHLNESGDPSSKSTEIKWKSGKDLTKRSSQTQNKASRKRQPEEPESFFAWLTDHSDAGADELGEVIKDDIWPDPLQYYLVPDMDDEEGEGEEDDDDDDEEEEGLEDIDEEGDEDEGEEDEDDDEGEEGEEDEGQDD; translated from the exons ATGACATTGCACGAACAGGGAGAACACCGACAGCTGGTTTGGGGGAAGGGTCTGAAGCTGACGCAGGAAAACCAGGCTTACCGA GAGCCCTGGCCGGGGCCCGGCGCGCCGCCCCAGCCCCGCCCTCGTCGTCAGGCCGCGAGCGAGCGCCGGGAGGAGGCGGCCGGACCGACGAGCGCCCGCGCGTGTGGCGGGAGGGGAGGCCGCCTGCCCGCCCCCTTCGCCTTCCCCGCTCTccccctccccgctccccccTCCCGACCGCGGCACAGCACCAGGTCGGCGCCGGCGGCCAAAGTCAGTAAAAAGGAACTCAACTCCAACCACGACGGGGCCGACGAGACCTCaggaaaagaacagcaagaagcAATTGAACATATTGATGAAGTACAAAATGAAATAGACAGACTTAATGAACAAGCCAGTGAGGAGATCTTGAAAGCAGAACAGAAATATAATAAACTCCGCCAACCATTTTTTCAGAAGAGGTCAGAATGGATCGCCAAAATCCCAAATTTGGGGGTAACAACATTCGTCAACCATCCGCAAGTGTCTGCACTGCTTGGGGAGGAAGATGAAGAGGCGCTGCATTATTTGACCAGAGTTGAAGTGACAGAATTTGAAGATATTAAATCAGGTTAcagaatagatttttat tttgatgaaaatCCTTATTTCGAAAATCAAGTTCTTTCCAAAGAATTTCATCTGAATGAGAGTGGTGATCCATCTTCAAAGTCCACTGAAATCAAATGGAAATCTGGAAAGGATTTGACGAAACGTTCAAGTCAAACACAGAATAAAGCCAGCAGGAAGAGGCAGCCTGAGGAACCGGAGAGCTTCTTTGCCTGGTTGACTGACCATTCTGATGCAGGTGCAGATGAGTTGGGAGAAGTCATCAAAGATGATATTTGGCCAGATCCGTTACAGTACTACTTGGTTCCTGATATGGATGatgaagaaggggaaggagaagaagatgatgatgatgatgatgaagaagaagaaggatTGGAAGATATTGATGAAGAAGGGGATGAGGATGAAGGTGAAgaagatgaagatgatgatgaaggggaggaaggagaggaggatgAAGGACAAGATGACTAA